The DNA segment AGAGTTCAATTCGGTCTAAGAAATTGTGTAGAAAGCTTCTTCTCCCTCCTTAAACGAAAAACTAAGTCCTTCTATAATAGATTCCCTAATAATTTCAAATTTATTACCATTATCTCCTGGCTTAATTCTTTCGCCTCCATCTATAACTACTTCTTATCCTTATCTTGACAATCTCAGTATAGTATTGTAAAAAAGTATAGAATTATATAATTAAATATTTAGATACAATATAAAATAAAAAATATAAATTTAATAATATCCAGCGGTATTCATTGTCTCTAATTTTTCTTTTAATTTTAAAGCCTCTTCTATTTCTTCGGGTTTAAATGGTCTTTCAGAGGCTATTGAAACTATAGCCTTGTCTATGTATGTGTTTCTGATCTTCATACCCTCTGGGAAAACTCTATTCATAAAATCCATTACTTTATCTATAAAATCTTTCTGAGTATCGTAGATATCCATATCTAAATCAATTTCAGAATCAGTTATAATTTCAAATCTTGAAGGTTGCTCTATAACATGTATCTTTTTTAATAAGTATGGAACATATGTTTCATCAGTTATCTTTAACTTATATATGGTTTTACCATCTTGTTTTTTTTGTTCCACAATTTCAGCAAAATCTCTTATTTTAATCATCTTTCTTGTTGGTTTTGGAAGAACTCCCAATATAAAATAAGGTTCTTTTTCCTTTGCAATAAATTCTATTCTAATTATTGATTTTCCCAATAACAAATCTTCCAATGCAGTTTGTATAACTTTCGTATATATTTCCTTTCCAGATTTATCATCGCATTGAACAATAATCTCAGCCATAGCCATCCCTTCCTAAAATTAAATAAATTTAAATAAAAAGTTAATAAAATCAAAGATAAAAATTTATTTAAAACTCTTACCAAAGTTATGATTTTATCTTTTTATATCTAAATCCAGATGCTAATAAAGCGGCTCCAACAGCTCCAATTAATTGAGAGTATCTTGGAACAATAATCTTTCTTCCTAAAACTTCTTCCATTGCTAAAACTAAACCTTTTAACAAACTACTACCTCCAACCAATATTACAGGGTCTCTAACATCGACTTCTTGAAGTTGTTGCTCAAAAACTTGCTCAGCAACTGAGTGAGCCGCAGCAGCAGC comes from the Methanocaldococcus sp. genome and includes:
- a CDS encoding methanogenesis marker 17 protein is translated as MAEIIVQCDDKSGKEIYTKVIQTALEDLLLGKSIIRIEFIAKEKEPYFILGVLPKPTRKMIKIRDFAEIVEQKKQDGKTIYKLKITDETYVPYLLKKIHVIEQPSRFEIITDSEIDLDMDIYDTQKDFIDKVMDFMNRVFPEGMKIRNTYIDKAIVSIASERPFKPEEIEEALKLKEKLETMNTAGYY